CAGGCCAGGTGCGACATGAGCCCCACGACCCGCACCAATCCGTCGGCCTCGGCCTTCAGCGCGGCGTCCACCAGCGCGGCCCAGCCCTCCCCGGCGGCGCCGCCGCGCGTCATGCCCGTGTCGGCCTTGAGGTGGATCCGGGCGGGCCGTCCCGCGCGTCCGGCCGCCGCGGCGATCTCCCCCACGAGGCCGGGCGACCCGGCGGTGAGGTCGATGTCGCGGGCGACGGCGTCCGCGAACGGCTCCCCGGGGACCAGCACGCACGCCAGCGTGCGCGCGCCGAGCCCGGCGTCGCGCAGCCGCAGCGCCTCGGCGAGCTTGGCGACGCCCAGCCAGCCCGCCCCGCCCGCGAGCGCCGCGCGGGCGGCCTCCACCAGCCCGTGCCCGTACGCCTCCGCCTTCACCATCGCCATGATTTCGGCGCCGCCCGCACGCTCGCGCAGCACCCCGATGTTGTGACCGATGGCGTCCAGGCTGACCCGCGCCTCCGCTGGAACCCTCATGGTTACCCAGTGTGCCGCCACCGCGGCCATGACCGGGCACGATCACGGTGAGTCGCTGTGGCCAACGGGTCAGGCGACGGTGCGGAACGCGGCCGGGATCGCCTCGACGACGTCCTGCGGGGTGATCGGCGCCTCGCGGCCGTCCGCCCCGGCCGAGGCGAGGCGCCCGGCGAGACCGTGCAGGTAGGCACCGCCCGCCGCCGCGTCGAGCGCGGGCGTCCCGCCCGCCAGCAGCGCACCGATGAGGCCCGACAGGACGTCGCCCGTCCCGGCCGTCGCGAGGCGCGGCGTCCCGGTCGGGTTGACCCGCACCGGACGGTCCTGCTCGGCGACGAGCGTCGTCGACCCCTTCAGCAGGACGGTCGCGCCCAGTTCGTCCGCCGCCCGCCGGGCGTGCTCCAGCCGGCGCGCCTCGACGGCGTCCCGCTCGGCCCCGAGCAGCCGCGCCAGCTCCCCGGCGTGCGGGGTCAGCACGGTCGGGGCCGGGCGGCGCAGCAGCGCGCGGCGCCGCGCGACGATCGTCAGCCCGTCCGCGTCGACGAGCACCGGCAGCTCGGTCGCCAGCACGGCCGCGACGAGCGACTCGGCGGCGTCCCCGGTGCCGAGTCCGGGCCCGACGACCCACGCCTGCACCCGTCCGATCCGCCGCAGCGCCTCGTCCCCGGGCGTCCCGGGCTCCAGGACGGTCGTGACCGCCTCCGGCCACCGCTGCCGCACCAGCTCGACCGGGTGCGCGACCGACGCGAACCGGACCATCCCGGCACCGCCGCGCACCGCGCCGCCCGTGCACAGCACCGCCGCGCCGGTGAACGCGTCCCCGCCCGCCAGCACGCCGACGACGCCGCGCCGGTACTTGTCGGACTCGGGGCCGGGCTCGGACGGCTGGACGTCCGCGGGCCGCGCCGCGACGACGTCCGGGTCGGGCAGGTCGTCACCGAGGCCGATGTCGACCAGTTCGACGACGCCGCAGTGCGCGGCCCCGGGGTCGATGAGCAGCCCCGGCTTGTAGGTGCCGAACGTGACGGTGACGTCCGCGTGCACGGCCGCGCCCTCGACGCGTCCCGTGCTCGCGTCGACCCCGCTCGGCACGTCGCAGGCCACCACGAGCCCGGTCGAACCGGACGCCAGCGCGGCCAGCCGGGCGTGCGGTTCGCGCAGGCCGCCGGTGCCGCCGATGCCGGTGAGCCCGTCGATGATCAGGTCCGCGTCCCGCACGGCGTGGTCGGCGTCCGCGCCGTCCAGCGGCCGCCCGCCCGCCGCGAGCAGCGCCGCGAGCCCCGCCTCGTGGATCTTCGACCCGGCGCGGACGGCGCTCACCCGCGCGCCCCGCCGGGCCAGCCGGGCGCCCGCGTACAGGGCGTCCCCGCCGTTGTCGCCGCCCCCGACCAGCAGCACGACCCGGGCGCCGTACACCGCGGGCAGCAGCCGGGCGCACACCGACGCCAGCCCGGCCGCGGCGCGCTGCATCAGCGTCCCCTCGGGCAGCCGCGCCATCAGCGCGTGCTCGGCCTCCCGCACCTTGCCGACCTCGTGCGCGTACCTCATTCGCGGCTCCTCGAGTCGATCACCTTGCCCAGCGTGCCACGCGGACGCCCCCGGGCACCCGGCCCGCGACCGATTCGACCGTTGCACTGCAACTTACGGCGTCATGTGCGGGAAAGGATCTCCGGCCGTAGAATCTTCCGCATCGGTTCGGATGTATTCGCGCCGCGGCGCCTCCTGCGGCGGAATGCGCCCCAGAGCAGTCCGTCAGGGCTGGAGAGGCCCGTCCTATGAGCGGTTCCCGAGGTCCCTCCGTCCGGCAGCGGCGGCTGGCCGCCGAGCTCCGCCGGCTCCGCGAGAGCATGCGCCTGACCGGCGACGACGTCGCCGACCGCCTCGCCTGGTCCACCGCCAAGGTCAGCCGCATCGAGAACGCCCGCACCGGCGCGAAGATCCCCGACGTCCAGCGGCTGCTCGACCTGTACGACGTCCACGGCGACCGCCGCGACGACCTCCTCGCGCTCGCCCGCGACGCCGGCGAGCGCGGCTGGTGGGAGGACTACCGCGACCTCCCGCGCCCCCTCGCCGACTTCATCGCCCTGGAATCCGAGGCGGGCGCCATCCGGCAATGGGAGAGCGGTTGCGTCCCCGGACTGGTGCAGACCAAGGCGTACGCGCGGCGGCTCACCGAAGGATTCAACGAGCTGTCCACAATGCCGCCGCAAGAAATAACGCGCCGCGTTGAGATACGCATGAAACGGCAAGACCTACTACATTGGTCGAAACCCCCGAACCTTCTCCTCGTCATTGACGAGGCCGTGCTGAAACGCCGGGTCGGCGACGCCGAAGTGATGCGCGAGCAACTCGACCACCTCGTCCGGATCGGAGACCTCCCGCACGTCACCCTGCAGGTCCTGCCGCTGGACGCGCCGCACAACGTGGTCGTCGAGTCGTTCACGCTCCTCGAGTTTCCACCGGCATACGAGGTCACGTTCCCTGATATCGTGCACACCGAAAGCATCACCATCAGCCACTCGGCCGATGAGCGATTCACCCACATGTATCGCCTCGCACACAACAGCCTCGCGACCCAAGCGCTCACTCCCGCCGAAACCCGGCAGCGGATCATCGAAGCCCGGGACTTGTGGTAACACATCGGCCGGTGGCGCCTACATAGTAGCGAGAGGCGTGAATTGTCCGATTTCGATGTCATCGGGCACGGTTGGCGGCGAAGCACCCACTGCAATGCGAACGGCACCTGTGTCGAGGTCGCCGTTCTGTCGCCATCCGGGCTCGTCGGGGCGCGGGACGCCACGTACGGCGACCGCAGCCCGGTCCTGACCTTCGGCCGGGCCGAATGGAGCGGCTTCATCGACCGGCTGAAGGAAGGTGCGTTCGACCTGCCGCAGTGAGCAGGTGAACGAAGGCACCTCGCTGCACCGTCAGGACGGCGAAGCGAGCCGAGGTCCTCACCCGAAGACCTCGGCTCTTCCCACCGGAACACGCCGCACGCCCACCCGGCCCGCGACCGCCGCAAGAGACGGTCTGAACGTCAACTCTCACGGCAGGTCGATGACGGGTCGACCGGAGTCATGCCCCGGGCGGGTTACTCGACCGTGACGGACTTGGCCAGGTTGCGGGGCTGGTCCACGTCGTGGCCCTTCGCGGTCGCGAGTTCGCACGCGAACACCTGCAGGGGGACGGTCGCCACGAGGGGCTGCAGGAGGGTCGGGACGGCCGGGAGCCGGATGAGCGTGTCCGCGTAGGGTTCGACGGACTCGTCGCCGTCCTCGGCGATCACGATGGTGCGGGCGCCCCGGGCGCGGATCTCCTGGATGTTCGAGACGATCTTGTCGTGCAGGACGTCGCGGGCGCGCGAGGGGACGATCACCACGACGGGCAGGCCCTCCTCGATGAGGGCGATCGGGCCGTGCTTGAGCTCGCCGGCGGCGAAGCCCTCGGCGTGCATGTACGCGAGTTCCTTGAGCTTCAGGGCCCCTTCGAGCGCGACGGGGAAGCCCACGTGGCGTCCGAGGAACAGGACGCAGCGTTCGTTCGCGAGAGAGCGGGCCAGTTCGCGGACCGGCTCCATCGTCTCGAGGACCTTGTCGACCTTCTCCGGCATGCGTTCGAGGAGCTGGATCATCGCGAACACCTCGTCGCCCCACTTGGTGCCGCGGACCTGCGCGAGGTAGAGGGCGATCAGGTAGACGGCGACGAGCTGGGTGAGGAACGCCTTCGTGGACGCGACGGCGATCTCGGGGCCCGCGTGGGTGTAGAGGACGCCGTCGCATTCGCGGGGCAGCGTCGAGCCGTTGACGTTGCAGACGGCGAGGAGCTTCGCCTTCTGCTCTCGCGCGTGCCGGACGGCCATCAGCGTGTCCATCGTCTCGCCCGACTGGGAGATCGCGATGACGAGCGTGGTCGGCGAGAGGATCGCGTCGCGGTAGCGGAACTCGTGGGCCAGTTCGACCTCGCAGGGCAGGCCCGCCCAGTGCTCGATCGCGTACTTGGCGATCATCCCGGCGTGGTTGGCGGTGCCGCACGCGACGATGACGACCTTGTCGACCTCGCGGAGTTCGCGGTCGGAGATGCGCATCTCGTCCAGGTGCAGGCGCCCGTCGGTGCCGACGCGGCCGAGGAGCGTGTCGGCGACCGCGCGGGGCTGCTCGGCGATCTCCTTGAGCATGAAGTAGTCGTAGCCGCCCTTCTCGGCGGCCGACACGTCCCAGTCGACGTGGTACTCGTTGACCTCGGCGGGGCGGCCCTCGAAGTCGGTGACCGTCACGCCGCCGGCGCGCAGCTCGACGACCTGGTCCTGGCCGAGCTCGATCGCGTCGCGGGTGTGCGCGATGAACGCGGCGACGTCGCTGGCGAGAAAGTTCTCCCCGGCGCCGACCCCGACGACGAGGGGGCTGTTGCGGCGGGCGCCGACGACCAGGTCGGGGTCGCCGGTGTGGACGGCGACGAGCGTGAACGCGCCCTCGAGACGGCGGCAGACGCGGCGCATGGCGTCGGCGAGGCCGCCGCCGGCCTTCAGCTCGTCCTCCAGCAGGTGGGCGACGGCCTCGGTGTCGGTGTCGGACTCCAGCCCGTGCCCGGCCTCGGCCAGCTCGGCGCGCAGCGCCGCGAAGTTCTCGATGATGCCGTTGTGGACGACGGCGACGGAGCCGGTGCAGTCGACGTGCGGGTGCGCGTTGCGGTCGGTGGGCGGCCCGTGCGTCGCCCACCGGGTGTGCCCCATGCCGAGCGTGCTCTCCGGCGGTGGCTCCTCGTCCAGCGCCGTCCGCAGGTTCACCAGCTTGCCCGCGCGCTTGGCCGTCGTCAGTTTCCCGTCGGCCAGCACGGCCACGCCGGCCGAGTCGTAGCCGCGGTACTCCAGCCGGGCGAGCCCCTCGACGACGACGTCGAGCGCCGGCCGCGCGCCTACGTACCCCACGATTCCGCACATGGCCGCAACTCTATTCGCTGCGCGGCGCGCGCCCTACCTGCATCCGCCGTAGGAGGGTGACGCTAGCGTGGACGCCGGGTGAAATCCCGGAACGGACCTGAACAGGCCGTTACGTTACTGGCATGAACGGATGGGACAGCGTGCCGAGCCCCTACGTGGAACTCTCCCGCGACGCCTGGCGCCGCCTGCGCGAGAGCACCCCGCTGACCCTGACGGCCGGAGAGCTGGACGCGCTGCGCGGGGTGCGCGACCCGATCGACATCACCGAGGTCGAGGAGGTCTACCTGCCGCTGTCGCGGCTGCTGAACCTGTTCTTCCTCGCGGACACGCGGCTGCGCGACACCGTCAGCGACTTCCTCGGCGGGGAGGTGAAGCCCACGCCGTTCATTATCGGCGTGGCGGGCAGCGTCGCGGTGGGGAAGTCGACCACGTCGCGGCTGCTGCGCACGCTACTGGCGCGCTGGCCGGAGCATCCGAGCGTGGAGCTCGTGACGACCGACAGTTTCCTCCATCCGAACGCGATTTTGACCGAGCGCGGCATGATGGAGCGGAAGGGGTTCCCCGAGTCGTACGACCGGCGGGCGCTCGTCCGGTTCGTCTCGTCGATCAAGGCGGGCGTGGAGGAGACGACGATCCCGGTGTACTCGCACCTGGAGTACGACATCGTCCCGGGCGCGGCGCAGACCGTGCGGCGTCCCGACATCCTGATCGTCGAGGGCCTGAACGTCCTGCAGCCGCCGCCCCCGGGCGCCCTCGGGGTGTCCGACTTCTTCGACTTCTCCATCTATGTGGACGCGCGGGTCGAGGACATCCGGCAGTGGTACATCGACCGGTTCTTCGCGCTGCGCCGCACCGCGTTCACCGACCCGCGCTCGTACTTCCACAAGTACGCGGAGGAACTGGACGAGGACGAGACGGCCGCGTTCGCGCATCGCGTGTGGCGGGACGTCAACGAGATGAACCTCGTGTCGAACATCCTGCCGACTCGCGCGCGCGCCACGCTCGTCCTGCACAAGGACAAGAAGCACTCGGTGCAGCGGGTACGGATGCGTCGGATCTGAGTTTCGGGGGGCCGTCCGCACGGCCTCCGGGCCGAGCGTCAGATCCGTTCCCATGGGCCGGTGACGGCGAACGTCGTGCCCGGCTCGTAGACGTTGACGAACATGGTGCGTCCGTCCGGTGCGAAGGTCACGCCCGCGAACTCGCCCCAGTCGGGACTGCCGTCGGAGCCGATGTTCTGCCGGTTCCGCGCCATCGGGTAGACGGTCCGGCGGCGCGTCACGCCGAACACGTGCTGGGCGCCGTCGCCGTCCTCGCAGATCATCAGCCCGCCCTGCGGCGCCGTGCAGATGTTGTCGGGCGACTCGCCGGGCGTCCGGACGTCCGTGCCGGGGCCGAAGAGGATCACGAGCGTCAGGCGTCCGGTGCGCGGCTCGTACGACCACACCTGCCCGAAGTGGTCGGCGGGCGAGCCTTCGCCCGTCCGGGCGTAGCTCGACGTGAAGTGGACGCGGTCGCCGGACCAGTAGCACCCTTCGAGCTTCTGCGCGTGGGTGACGCCGCGCCCGCCGAAGTCCTGGTACCGGACGGGCGTCTCCCGGGCGAGCGGGTCGGGCACCTCCACCCATTCGACGTGGTCGAACACGGTGCCGGGCTCCTGGACGAGCGAGAGGTCCGCGACGTCCGGGACGCGCAGCGCCTCGAGCCGTCCCCCGGCCCGCAGGCTCCCGAACCCGCCGCGGGGATTCTTCGGGAGGAACCGGTAGAACAGCCCGAACGGACGGTCGAAGGCGTCCTCGGTCTCGTAGACGGTGCCGTCGCGCGGGTCGATCGCGACGGCCTCGTGCTGGAACCGGCCGAGCGCGGTCAGCGGCTCGGGGACGGTCCGGCCGTGCTGGTACGGTTCGACCTCGAACACGAACCCGTGGTCCTTGGTGTAGCCGTTGTCCCCCGCCTTGTCCTCGGTCTCCTCGCAGGTCAGCCAGCTGCGCCACGGGGTGGGGCCGCCCGCGCAGTTGACGGCCGTCCCGGCGATCGCGACGCGCTCCTCCCGCACCCGGTGCGCCCCGTCCACCTCCACGACGGTGCAGCCGCCGAGCCCCTCGGGGTCGTAGGTCAGGCCGTGCACGACGGGCACGCGGTGCGCCGCGTCCGGACGGTTCTCGTGGTTGCGGACGAGCCGGACGGCGCCGCCGCTCGCGGGGAACGCGGCCATGCCGTCGAAGTGGCTCGGCAGCGGCCCCTCCCCCGACCGCAGCGGCTCGCCCTCCCGCGACACGACCGTGTAGCGGAAGCCGCGCGGCAGGTCGAGCAGTCCGTCCGGGTCGGGCACGAGCGGCCCGTATCCGGCGTCGCGCGGCGGACCGGCGACGGCGCGCGCGCCGGTCCCGGACGAGGCGGCGCCGAACAGCCGGTCGACGGCTCCGATGACCGCGATGCCCGCCCCGAACGTGCCCGTCCCCGCGAGCACCTCCCGCCGCGTCACTGTCATGTCGTGTCCTTCTATTTCGGGAACGTTCCGATGTCCCCGGTCCGTCGTAGATTGCGTGATCCCAACGGTGGTGATCATCTCTCCCCGTTGTCGCCACCGCACCGACCATGAAACGGAAACGATGCCGGATTCACCCCGCTTCCCCGACGCCCCCGCGAGCGCCGTCCCGCACCTGCTCGCCGACCCGCCGTGGACGCGGCCGGCCCCCACCGCGGAACCGGTCGTCCTCAAGCTCAAGGCGTCGAAGGAACCGACGACGATGCACTGGGCGCCCGGGATGCGCGAGGAGTGGCTGAACCCCGACGACGGAACCCGCGGCGCGGAGCCGCTCCCGGACGACACCGACTGGGACGCGCTCGCCGGGACGTTCGCGGACGGCGCGGCGCTCGGCCTCGACCCGGCGGACCGGTACCGGGCGTTCGTCGCCCTGGTCATGCAGGCGCCCCTCGAACTCGGGGAGAAGGTCCTCGCCGACGAGCGCAACTGGAACGTGTGCGAGAACTTCCCCCAGAACCAGCGCAGGTACCGCAACTGGAAGAACTGGGACGTCTTCCGCACCCACCGGCCGCGGAAGCTGTGCCAGGGCGCCGCGGCCCGCCACGGCATGGCCGCCTACCCGTTCCTCCTGCACAAGGCGAAGACCGAGTTCCGGTTCTACGGGCTCATCCCTTACCGGGACTCCAAGGTCGCCCAGGTCATGGTCAAGCACTTCGGGCACTGGGCCAACCGCGCGGAGACGGAGGGCTGGTACCTCCACCACGGCCGCGACGCCGCGCGGCTGACCGTCCCGTTCGCGCTGCGCAAGCCCGGCCCCACCCGGGAACGCGCCGAGGACGCCCTCCGCCTCATCGCCCGCGAGCAGGGGCGGGACACCGTCGCCGAGGGCGCGCGGCACCACGGCGACGAGGCCGCCGCCGCCATGTCCGCGCTGTACCACGAGGCCGATCCCCTCGACGCGTTCCCCGACCCGATGCCGGAGTACCCCGAGGCGTTCGCCCCCGAACTGCTGCCGCGACTCCTCCTGCGCGGACGGGAGCAGGCGCTCCCGGCGGACGCCACGCGGAACTTCATCACGATGCTGCTGATCTCGCAGGCCCGGACGCCCTACGCGGGCGTCCCGCCCGTCGTCGACGCGCTCGACCCCGACTCCCTCGCCGAGTTCGCGTGGATGCTCTACCTGGCCGACAAGCACCCGAAGCTGTGGGCGACGCCCGGCGTCCAGTACCTCCTGCTCGAACACGGCAACGACGAGACGGCCGACCGTTTCGGCCCGATAGTCAAGCGCTGGCCCAAGTGGTACACGTGGGAGGCGGGCGCCACGAACGCCCTGCGCCTGTTCAACCGGCTCGAAACGCCCACCGCGCTGCGGCACCTGCACGTCCTCGCCGAGAAGGCCGCCGACCCCAAGCGCATCCGGTTCTTCGCCAAGCGCAACCTCGCGGACATCGCCGAGGCGCGCGGGTACACGCCCGAACAGCTCGCGGACCGGCTCGTCCCGCCCCTCGGCCTCGACGCCGACGGCACGATGACGCTCGACTACGGGCCGCGCGGCTTCCGCGTCGGATTCGACGAACAGCTCAAACCGTTCGTCACCGACGAAGCGGGCAAGGTCCGCAAGACGCTGCCGAAGCCGGGCGCGAAGGACGATCCGGAGCTCGCACCCGCCGCCCACCAGCGTTTCGCCGACCTCAAGAAGCAGGCGCGGGCCGTCGCGTCCGAGCAGATCAAACGCCTCGAACGGGCGATGGTCGCCGGACGGTCGTGGACCCCCGACGAGTTCCGCACCATCTTCGCCGAACACCCGCTGCTGCGCCACGTCGTCCGCCGCCTCGTCTGGACCACCGCCTCGGCGTCCTTCCGCGTCGCCGAAGACGGCACGTACGCGGACGTCCACGACGACACGTTCGTCCTCCCCGACGACGCACGCGTCTCGCTCCCCCACCCGTTGCGCCTGCCGGACGTCGACGCCTGGACGGAGGTGTTCGCCGACTACGAGATCCTGCAGCCCTTCGAACAGCTCGCCCGTCCCGTCCACACGCTGACGGACGACGAACGCTCCGCGACCGAGCTCACCCGCTTCGGCGGCGAGACCGTCCACTTCGGGCGGATCAACGGGATGACCTCGCGCGGCTGGGAACTCGGCGACAAGGAGGACGGCGGCTTCCGCCGCCAGGTCATGCACATGACCGGCGACGGGCGCCACGTGATGGTCTTCTTCAGCCCCGGCATCCGGGTGTACTCGCCGGAGGAACTCCCCGACCAGGAGATCCGCGACGTCATCGTGCTGCCCGGCCGCTACTCCGGCAAGCCGATGAGGCTCGGCGACCTCGACCCCGTCGCCGCGTCCGAACTCGTCAACGACCTGACCCGTCTGACGGCCTGACCCCTCGCGGCGCAGGTCTCCCCGAAGACCTGCGCCGCGCCCCTCCGCGTCAGGCCGGGCGCCGCCTACCGTGCCGGCTTGACGGCGGGGCCCGGCCCGGTGGCTAGCGCAGATGCCGGGCGAAGAACCCGGCCGCGTCCTCCCCCGCGAACTGCGGGACACCGGTGTGCCCGCCCATGTTGGCGTGCAGCGATTTCTCCTTGGAGCCGAAGGCGTCGAACAGGTCCAGGGCGGCCTGCCGGTCGTTGCCCTCGTCGTCCCACTGCAGCAGGACGTGCAGCGGAATGGTGACCCGCCGGGCCTCCTCGAACATGACGCGCGGCACGAAACTCCCGGCGAAGAGACCGGCGGCCACGATGCGCGGCTCGACCACCGCGAGCCGGACGCCGATGGAGATCACTCCTCCCGAATACCCGACCGGGCCGCCGATCTCGGGCAGCGGCAGGAGGGCGTCCAGGGCGGCCCGCCATTCCGGGACCGCCTTGTCGACGAGCGGGAGGATGAGAGCGTCGATGATCTCGTCGCCGACCGCCTCGCCGGCCTCCATGGCCCGGCGCAGGTCGGCGCGGGCCCGCTCGGCGGCGGCCCAACGGGGCCGTTCGCCGCTCCCGGGGAGTTCGATCGTGGCCGCGGCGAAGCCGTCCGCCACGGCGCGCCGGGCCCGCGCCGCCAGCCGGGGGTACATCTTGCGCAAGCCGAGCGGGGGGTGGCCGAGCAGGATCAGCGGGACCGGTGCGGACGCGGACGCGGGCGTCCACAGGATGCCGGGGATCTCGCCGAGGCCGAATTCGCGCTCGAGGACGCCGTCATCGAGGCGCCGTTCAGAAGTGAAACGCATGGTCGTGCCTTTCGGGAGTGCGCTTGAACGGCGCTCCCGGACGACCTATCGCCCGACCGTGACCCCAGAGGGGAGCACCCATGTCGATACGTTCACGGGTACCACCTCCTCGTTCTTTCGCACGGCCACCGGCAAGCTAGCAGTGGTCGCCATGGTCCGCCAACAGGTTTTCGTCGCGAAGGTCCGCTCCGGCATGCGCGTCACCGGGCTCGTCGAATGCTTCGCCTGGGTGGGGGGTGAAGCTTCTTCGGGGCGGCCGTCCCTCAGCGCTGGGACCGAGTGCCATCACCTGCCAGTGGTGCGAGTGGGGACGAAAGTCGATCATCAGGCGGCGGTCGGGGTCGGCCGCGCGCCAGTCCCGCAGGGCGATCGCGCGGTCGACGGCCTCGGCGACGGGCAGGTCTCGCCAGCCGAAGACCTGCCCGCCCTCGCCGGGGAGGAGCGAGGCGCCCGTGTGGTCGGCGGCGGTGTAGTTCGAGCGGCCCCGGAACGCCACGTCCGCGAGGCCGTCGATGGATTCGTCGTGCCGCCAGGCGGCCAGGCCGTCGGCGTCGATGAGGCCGAGGCGGGCGGTGACGGAGCCGAGGGGGACGTCGACCGAGTCCGTCATCTCACGGGTGGCCCAGGACGTTGATCACGCGGCCGTTGGGGTCGCGGACGAAGAAGCGGCGCACGCCCCACTCCTCGTCCTGCAGGGGGTGGACGATCTCCGCGCCGGTCTCCCGCATCGCCGCGTAGGCCGCGTCGACGTCGTCCACCTCGACGCTCATGTCGGGCACGACCGGGGCGGTGGCGTCGTGCGTCATGAACGTGACCTGCGCGGTGGGGTTGGACGGCGAGGCGAGCGTCATCACCCAGCCGTGGTTCATGACCTCCTCGAAGCCGAGGAGGCCGTAGAAGTCGCGGCTCTCCCCCATGGCCTCCGAGTGGAAGTCGGGCATGGCACGGCGAATGGACATGGCGCCCCCTTTGGATCGTGCTCGCGCCGACGTCGGCAGGCTCTCACGCTCCTCGGACACTTCGCGAGTGTTCGCAGGTCACGGCGATCGGGCGGGACCGGTTCTCCGGGTCGTTCACCGACGCGCCGCGCCGCCCGGACGGCCTCAGCGGACCTGGGCGGCGATGCCGTCGATCAGGACGTCGAGGGAGAACTCGAACAGGGTGTCCGGAGACTCGGGGTCGAGTTCGCCGATGCGGCGCAGGTGGGGCAGGTCTTCGCCGTCCGGGACGGTCAGCCAGGGCGGGGGCGAGGCGTGCAGGTCCGCGGCGTCCAGGCCGGCGGGCGGACGGTCGTGCGGTGCGTCCTGGAACTCGACGAAGCCCGCGACCATCCTGATCGTCTCCATGCAGGCCCGGTAGGCGTCCCGGAGCGGCAGGCCGATCCGGACGAAGACGCCGATCAGGGCGTCGACGTTGCGGAGCATCGCCGGGTGGCGGGCCGGGGTGACGTTCTCGCTCAGCGCGAGGGTGGTCATGCCGGGGTGGCGCCGGTAGTGGGCCCGCAGGTCGCGGCAGAAGGCGCGCAGGTCGTCCCGCCAGCGGGACGGGTCCAGGGCGGCGGGCGTCCAGCGGGACTCGAAGATCTCGGCGGCGACGGTGATGAGGTCGCGGCGGTCCTCGACGTAGTTGTAGAGCGCGCGGGGCGAGACGCCGAGCTCGGCGGCGAGCGACCGCATGGTCAGCTCGCCCGGCCCGTGGCGTCCGAGGAAGTCCAGCGCGGCCGTGCCGACCGACTCGCGGGTGAGGGTCGCACGCCCCTTGCGGTGGGTCGGCCGGCGCCGGGAGTTGCTGCTCATCGCGTCGAAGGCTACTGCCGCGCCGGCCCCGGCCGCCCGGCCGGCGGCTTGGCAAAAAATCGACTCTTGGGGACGAAACGTCAAGCTGGGGTCATAGCATGACAATTAGTGGGCGATGGATGCGCACGGCTCTGTCGGTCGACATAGCCCCCGTGCACCCCCGATACGCCCCCCTGAGCTGTGAGGAGCCATCCGATGGACCACGGCCGCCTGGGCGAGGCCGCCGTCGGCACGCTGAACGCCAACTGGACGGGCGCAGCCACGCTGCCGTCCCGCACGCAGTACCCGCACCAATGGAGCTGGGACTCGGCGTTCATCGCGATCGGGCTGGCCCGCGTCGACCAGGACCGCGCGCGGCGCGAGCTGCGCGGGCTCCTGCGCGCCCAGTGGGACACCGGACGGCTGCCGCACATCGTCTACGGCGACGCGGGCGGCGAGGCGTACTTCCCCGGGCCCGGTTTCTGGGACAGCCGCGGCGTCCCGGACGCCCCCGCGGTCCGCACGTCCGGCATCGTCCAGCCGCCCGTCCACGCGCGTGCGGCGCTCACGATCTGCGCGCGGGCGCAAGACCGGGACGCCGCGCGCCGGTTCCTCGCCGAGGTGTACCCGAAGCTCGCCGCCCAGCACCGGTACCTCGGCGAGCGGCGCGACCTGGACGGCGGCGGGCTGGCGGCGATCGTCCACCCGTGGGAGTCCGGGACCGACAACAGCCCCGCGTGGGACCCCTTCCTCCCCGACGTCGACGGGACGGGGCCCGAGTTCGTCCGGCGGGACATGGACCACGTCGCGGCGGACGAGCGGCCCGGCGACGCGGATTACGCGGCCTACATCGCGCTCGCGGAGAGCTACC
The nucleotide sequence above comes from Actinomadura algeriensis. Encoded proteins:
- a CDS encoding NAD(P)H-hydrate dehydratase, with protein sequence MRYAHEVGKVREAEHALMARLPEGTLMQRAAAGLASVCARLLPAVYGARVVLLVGGGDNGGDALYAGARLARRGARVSAVRAGSKIHEAGLAALLAAGGRPLDGADADHAVRDADLIIDGLTGIGGTGGLREPHARLAALASGSTGLVVACDVPSGVDASTGRVEGAAVHADVTVTFGTYKPGLLIDPGAAHCGVVELVDIGLGDDLPDPDVVAARPADVQPSEPGPESDKYRRGVVGVLAGGDAFTGAAVLCTGGAVRGGAGMVRFASVAHPVELVRQRWPEAVTTVLEPGTPGDEALRRIGRVQAWVVGPGLGTGDAAESLVAAVLATELPVLVDADGLTIVARRRALLRRPAPTVLTPHAGELARLLGAERDAVEARRLEHARRAADELGATVLLKGSTTLVAEQDRPVRVNPTGTPRLATAGTGDVLSGLIGALLAGGTPALDAAAGGAYLHGLAGRLASAGADGREAPITPQDVVEAIPAAFRTVA
- a CDS encoding helix-turn-helix domain-containing protein; its protein translation is MSGSRGPSVRQRRLAAELRRLRESMRLTGDDVADRLAWSTAKVSRIENARTGAKIPDVQRLLDLYDVHGDRRDDLLALARDAGERGWWEDYRDLPRPLADFIALESEAGAIRQWESGCVPGLVQTKAYARRLTEGFNELSTMPPQEITRRVEIRMKRQDLLHWSKPPNLLLVIDEAVLKRRVGDAEVMREQLDHLVRIGDLPHVTLQVLPLDAPHNVVVESFTLLEFPPAYEVTFPDIVHTESITISHSADERFTHMYRLAHNSLATQALTPAETRQRIIEARDLW
- a CDS encoding DUF397 domain-containing protein, with protein sequence MSDFDVIGHGWRRSTHCNANGTCVEVAVLSPSGLVGARDATYGDRSPVLTFGRAEWSGFIDRLKEGAFDLPQ
- the glmS gene encoding glutamine--fructose-6-phosphate transaminase (isomerizing); its protein translation is MCGIVGYVGARPALDVVVEGLARLEYRGYDSAGVAVLADGKLTTAKRAGKLVNLRTALDEEPPPESTLGMGHTRWATHGPPTDRNAHPHVDCTGSVAVVHNGIIENFAALRAELAEAGHGLESDTDTEAVAHLLEDELKAGGGLADAMRRVCRRLEGAFTLVAVHTGDPDLVVGARRNSPLVVGVGAGENFLASDVAAFIAHTRDAIELGQDQVVELRAGGVTVTDFEGRPAEVNEYHVDWDVSAAEKGGYDYFMLKEIAEQPRAVADTLLGRVGTDGRLHLDEMRISDRELREVDKVVIVACGTANHAGMIAKYAIEHWAGLPCEVELAHEFRYRDAILSPTTLVIAISQSGETMDTLMAVRHAREQKAKLLAVCNVNGSTLPRECDGVLYTHAGPEIAVASTKAFLTQLVAVYLIALYLAQVRGTKWGDEVFAMIQLLERMPEKVDKVLETMEPVRELARSLANERCVLFLGRHVGFPVALEGALKLKELAYMHAEGFAAGELKHGPIALIEEGLPVVVIVPSRARDVLHDKIVSNIQEIRARGARTIVIAEDGDESVEPYADTLIRLPAVPTLLQPLVATVPLQVFACELATAKGHDVDQPRNLAKSVTVE
- the coaA gene encoding type I pantothenate kinase; protein product: MNGWDSVPSPYVELSRDAWRRLRESTPLTLTAGELDALRGVRDPIDITEVEEVYLPLSRLLNLFFLADTRLRDTVSDFLGGEVKPTPFIIGVAGSVAVGKSTTSRLLRTLLARWPEHPSVELVTTDSFLHPNAILTERGMMERKGFPESYDRRALVRFVSSIKAGVEETTIPVYSHLEYDIVPGAAQTVRRPDILIVEGLNVLQPPPPGALGVSDFFDFSIYVDARVEDIRQWYIDRFFALRRTAFTDPRSYFHKYAEELDEDETAAFAHRVWRDVNEMNLVSNILPTRARATLVLHKDKKHSVQRVRMRRI